The following proteins are encoded in a genomic region of Magallana gigas chromosome 1, xbMagGiga1.1, whole genome shotgun sequence:
- the LOC117688674 gene encoding uncharacterized protein, which translates to MMLKTMIMLFISLIISFGLQIQVSGKPIFKNVKSSFMNGDVTFTWTVSTTETSPLFRIKYNYYWIDLNNTRYTVKDVYLYKSITIDVTERVSNEYDRWTYTVGKVQTQHGSTVTMEWPNLIKASGFHIYHTLGETRAIIQIEKSKVKYEEKENISKYVVNKDTNTSTCINVEIKNITLDDAGFYSVEKTDDESSLDRGFFLVVTAKPVSPKIKRNIRVHVKNYVELMCSSQSTSAPDYYSKLLTLSYTWFVNGTKMGRETREILSLYVTRDLKYNRYSCSATEEGLESDRSVQVQINHLYGPQTPLNLTVNSDQKGNVNMTWVSGFNEGLDQFFVISRKNGQEWEYVGNLSDLGEGSVMYSTVNADPVFDRAPPAVI; encoded by the exons ATGATGTTGAAAACAATGATAATGCTATTTATCTCCTTGATTATTTCTTTTGGACTACAAATTCAAG TTTCAGGTAaaccaatatttaaaaatgtaaagtcATCGTTTATGAATGGTGATGTAACATTTACCTGGACTGTATCAACAACTGAAACATCACCACTATTTCGTATTAAATATAATTACTATTGGATTGACTTAAACAATACAAGATACACTGTAAAAGATGTCTACTTGTATAAATCTATCACTATCGATGTGACAGAGCGTGTTTCCAATGAATACGACAGGTGGACCTATACAG ttGGCAAAGTCCAAACGCAACATGGTAGTACAGTTACAATGGAATGGCCAAATTTAATCAAAGCGTCTGGATTTCACATTTATCACACACTAGGGGAAACACGAGCTATCATCCAAATAGAAAAAAGTAAAGTTAAATATgaagaaaaggaaaatatatcaaagtatGTCGTCAACAAAGATACAAATACTTCCACATGTATTAATGTTGAAATTAAGAACATAACGCTTGACGATGCTGGATTCTACTCTGTTGAAAAAACAGACGACGAGTCTTCGTTAGATAGAGGGTTTTTTCTTGTTGTAACAG CGAAGCCTGTAAGCCCAAAAATAAAGAGAAACATACGAGTTCATGTAAAAAACTACGTGGAGCTGATGTGTTCCAGTCAATCCACCTCAGCCCCTGACTACTACTCCAAGCTCCTCACCTTGTCCTATACCTGGTTTGTCAACGGAACAAAGATGGGTAGAGAAACCAGAGAGATCTTGAGTTTATATGTAACTAGAGATCTCAAGTACAACAGATACTCTTGTTCGGCGACAGAAGAAGGCCTTGAGTCGGATAGGAGTGTTCAAGTACAGATTAaccatttat ACGGACCTCAAACTCCTCTGAACCTCACTGTGAACTCTGACCAGAAAGGTAACGTAAACATGACCTGGGTGTCAGGGTTTAATGAAGGTCTGGACCAGTTCTTCGTCATATCTAGGAAAAATGGTCAAGAATGGGAATATGTTGGAAACTTATCAGATCTTGGAGAAGGAAGTGTAATGTACAGTACcgtcaacgcggatcccgtatttgACCGCGCTCCCCCCGCGGTTATTTAA